One Gelria sp. Kuro-4 DNA segment encodes these proteins:
- a CDS encoding iron ABC transporter permease encodes METARRRAPQKPSHAREWDTPEPGGGTLPVLRSKRRRERALVLALLAVLAAAALVAVCVGAADISPAELLRALGPVHTPAAAQSAVNRAIIWELRLPRVALAALVGAALAVAGATFQALFRNPMADPYVIGVSSGAALGATLALLLALNFRFLDVGAVPLLAFTGALGTVAVVYQLGRVGNAVSLLTLLLAGIAVGSFLSALVSLLVYFAGQRLHQVVFWLMGGFEGADWSKVRLALPYFALGTAVILVHARELNALLLGEDTALHLGVEVERAKKLLLAGAALLTATAVAVSGLIGFVGLVVPHALRLLGGPDHRYLIPASALAGAALLVAADTLARTIIAPTELPVGLITALSGGPFFLYILRNRKKLRLFN; translated from the coding sequence ATGGAGACGGCCCGGCGCAGGGCGCCGCAGAAGCCCTCGCACGCCAGGGAATGGGACACGCCGGAGCCCGGCGGCGGGACTTTACCGGTGCTGCGGAGCAAAAGGCGGCGGGAACGGGCACTCGTCCTGGCGCTGCTGGCGGTACTGGCCGCTGCGGCGTTGGTGGCGGTGTGTGTGGGCGCCGCGGACATTTCCCCGGCCGAGCTGCTGCGTGCCCTAGGACCGGTGCACACCCCGGCTGCAGCCCAGTCGGCCGTGAACCGGGCCATCATCTGGGAGCTGCGGCTGCCGCGCGTAGCGCTGGCGGCCCTGGTGGGCGCGGCGCTGGCCGTTGCCGGGGCCACCTTCCAGGCCTTGTTCCGCAACCCCATGGCCGACCCCTACGTGATCGGCGTTTCCTCCGGCGCCGCCCTGGGGGCCACGCTGGCGCTGCTCTTGGCGCTGAACTTTCGTTTTCTGGACGTGGGCGCGGTGCCCCTCCTGGCCTTCACCGGGGCCCTGGGCACAGTGGCGGTGGTTTACCAGCTGGGGCGGGTGGGCAACGCCGTTTCACTCCTCACCCTGCTCCTGGCCGGCATTGCCGTGGGCTCCTTTCTTTCGGCGCTGGTTTCCCTCCTGGTGTACTTCGCCGGCCAGCGGCTGCACCAGGTGGTGTTCTGGCTGATGGGCGGCTTTGAGGGCGCCGACTGGTCCAAGGTGCGCCTGGCTCTGCCCTACTTCGCCCTGGGCACCGCCGTGATCCTCGTGCACGCCCGCGAGCTGAACGCGCTGCTCCTCGGAGAAGACACAGCCCTGCACCTGGGCGTGGAGGTGGAACGGGCGAAAAAACTGCTCCTGGCGGGGGCGGCACTGCTTACGGCCACGGCCGTCGCCGTAAGCGGCCTGATCGGGTTTGTCGGGCTGGTCGTGCCCCACGCGCTGCGCCTCCTGGGCGGGCCGGACCACCGCTACTTAATCCCCGCCTCCGCCCTGGCCGGGGCGGCACTCCTGGTGGCCGCGGACACCCTGGCCCGCACCATCATCGCCCCGACCGAGCTGCCGGTGGGGCTGATCACGGCCTTGAGCGGCGGGCCCTTTTTCCTGTACATCCTGCGCAACCGCAAGAAGCTGCGTTTGTTTAATTAG
- a CDS encoding cobyric acid synthase, translated as MGKAIMVQGTGSSVGKSVIATALCRIFHQDGWRVAPFKAQNMSLNSYVTPDGREIGRAQGVQAEAAGIEAEAVMNPILLKPSADCIAQVVLLGRPVGHLGAREYRDAYLPTVLPTVKEALADLLQRFDIVVIEGAGSPAEINLKERDIANMPTAALANAPVLLVGDVDRGGLFAAYIGTLELLEPAERERVAGFIVNKFRGDLGLLQPGLAFLEERTGKPVLGVIPFLPEHLVEEEDSVALAERPAGQEKTGAVSIAVVQLPHIANFTDFDPLEEEEGVHLRYVRAGESIGAPDAVILPGSKSTVADLRYLREAGYEREIQALAARGVPVVGICGGYQMLGQWILDPKGVESAEPETHGLGLLNVVTEFAEEKRVVRVRGTVTAEAGFLSAIQGEQVEGYEIHMGVTRLLPGGRVWLQLEAATGPPDLTAGAMAADGRVLGTYLHDIFHNRNFRRAFVNHLRRRRGLAPLKGQGADPRRERAEKYDRLATLVRPHLNMGRIYQLLGLAPGRR; from the coding sequence GTGGGTAAAGCCATTATGGTGCAGGGGACCGGCTCCAGTGTAGGTAAAAGCGTGATCGCCACCGCTCTATGCCGTATCTTTCACCAGGACGGCTGGCGCGTGGCACCCTTTAAGGCGCAGAACATGTCCCTCAATTCTTACGTGACGCCGGACGGGCGCGAGATTGGGCGCGCTCAGGGCGTCCAGGCCGAGGCCGCCGGGATCGAAGCGGAGGCGGTGATGAACCCCATCCTGCTCAAGCCCAGCGCCGACTGCATCGCCCAGGTGGTGCTGCTCGGGCGGCCGGTGGGGCATCTCGGCGCCCGCGAGTACCGGGATGCTTATCTCCCCACTGTGCTGCCCACGGTGAAGGAAGCCCTGGCCGACCTCCTGCAGCGCTTCGACATCGTGGTGATTGAAGGAGCCGGCAGCCCGGCGGAAATCAACCTCAAGGAACGCGACATCGCCAACATGCCGACCGCGGCGCTGGCCAACGCGCCCGTCCTCTTGGTGGGCGACGTGGACCGCGGTGGCCTTTTCGCGGCGTACATCGGCACCCTGGAACTCCTGGAGCCAGCGGAAAGGGAACGGGTGGCGGGGTTTATTGTCAACAAGTTCCGTGGCGACCTGGGACTGCTGCAGCCGGGTCTGGCTTTCCTGGAAGAGCGCACAGGTAAGCCGGTGCTGGGGGTGATCCCCTTCTTGCCGGAACACCTGGTGGAAGAGGAGGACTCCGTGGCCCTGGCGGAGCGCCCAGCAGGCCAGGAAAAGACCGGGGCGGTCTCCATCGCCGTGGTGCAGCTGCCTCACATCGCCAACTTCACCGATTTTGACCCGCTGGAAGAGGAGGAGGGCGTGCACCTGCGCTACGTACGCGCCGGTGAGAGTATCGGGGCACCCGATGCCGTGATCCTGCCGGGGAGCAAGAGCACGGTGGCCGACCTGCGCTACCTCCGGGAAGCGGGGTATGAGCGCGAGATTCAGGCCCTGGCCGCGCGGGGCGTGCCGGTGGTGGGGATCTGCGGCGGCTACCAGATGCTGGGGCAGTGGATCCTTGACCCCAAAGGGGTCGAGTCCGCCGAGCCGGAAACGCACGGGCTGGGGCTGCTCAACGTGGTCACCGAGTTTGCCGAAGAAAAGCGGGTGGTCCGCGTCCGGGGCACGGTGACGGCCGAAGCAGGCTTCCTGTCCGCCATCCAGGGCGAGCAGGTGGAGGGTTATGAGATCCACATGGGCGTGACCCGGCTTCTCCCGGGCGGGCGGGTGTGGCTGCAGCTCGAGGCGGCAACCGGCCCGCCGGACCTCACGGCGGGAGCCATGGCGGCCGACGGCCGGGTCCTGGGTACCTACCTGCACGACATCTTTCACAACCGGAATTTCCGGCGCGCTTTCGTGAATCACCTGCGCCGGCGCCGCGGGCTTGCCCCCCTCAAGGGGCAGGGGGCCGATCCCCGCCGGGAGCGCGCCGAGAAGTATGACCGCCTGGCGACCCTGGTGCGGCCGCACCTTAACATGGGCCGCATCTACCAGCTGCTGGGGCTGGCTCCCGGACGGCGATGA
- the cobS gene encoding adenosylcobinamide-GDP ribazoletransferase, giving the protein MRRIWNAFCDALTLLTILPCPRFTSLPPGAADLGHSTCFFPLVGAVVGALLVAVDAAAGRFFTTAARSALVLAAAVYVNGGLHLDGLADTCDGLFSHKDRERVLEIMRDSRIGAHGATALALTLLLEFAFLCEAAGPLRPYVLFFFPVVGRQAMVPAISLHGYARSGPGLGRGYALQAGRPEVGRSFLLTGLLFICAYWLWPGLRQGFVPVLLAATGALLAAGLFARAVAARLGGLTGDVYGAVNQAAELVFLLVAAAYR; this is encoded by the coding sequence GTGCGCCGCATTTGGAACGCCTTCTGTGACGCCCTGACCCTGCTCACCATTCTCCCCTGCCCCCGCTTTACCTCCCTGCCGCCGGGCGCGGCGGACCTGGGACACTCTACCTGTTTCTTTCCCCTGGTGGGCGCCGTGGTGGGGGCGCTGCTGGTGGCTGTGGATGCCGCAGCCGGGAGGTTCTTTACCACTGCGGCGCGCTCCGCCCTGGTGCTGGCGGCCGCGGTGTACGTAAACGGCGGCCTCCACCTGGACGGTCTGGCCGACACCTGTGACGGGCTCTTCAGCCACAAGGACCGGGAGCGCGTCCTCGAGATTATGCGCGACAGCCGCATCGGTGCCCATGGAGCCACGGCCCTGGCTCTCACCCTGCTCCTTGAGTTCGCGTTCCTCTGCGAAGCGGCCGGCCCGCTGCGCCCGTACGTCCTCTTCTTTTTCCCGGTGGTGGGCCGCCAGGCCATGGTCCCGGCCATCTCCCTCCACGGTTACGCCCGGAGCGGCCCGGGCCTGGGCCGCGGTTACGCCCTGCAGGCCGGGCGGCCGGAGGTGGGGCGTTCGTTCCTTTTAACCGGCCTGCTCTTCATTTGCGCTTACTGGCTCTGGCCGGGGTTGCGGCAGGGTTTTGTCCCCGTCCTCCTGGCCGCCACAGGCGCTCTCCTGGCCGCCGGGCTGTTCGCCCGCGCGGTGGCCGCCCGCCTGGGAGGCCTGACCGGTGACGTTTACGGAGCGGTGAACCAGGCAGCGGAGCTGGTGTTCCTGCTGGTCGCCGCGGCCTACCGCTAA
- a CDS encoding TIGR04076 family protein, protein MYRVKVTVESIAGECAAGCRIGDVFYYEDGSITVADARTRLCAYGLAAVIPYLAAYCRRGEAGDWIGGIERLACPDPANNVVFRLERSEA, encoded by the coding sequence ATGTACAGGGTCAAGGTTACGGTGGAGTCCATCGCCGGGGAGTGCGCGGCCGGCTGCCGGATAGGCGACGTGTTCTATTACGAAGACGGGAGCATCACGGTGGCAGACGCGCGGACCAGACTCTGCGCGTACGGCCTGGCCGCCGTCATACCTTACCTGGCCGCGTACTGCCGCCGGGGCGAGGCGGGCGACTGGATCGGCGGCATCGAACGCCTTGCCTGCCCCGACCCGGCGAATAACGTGGTGTTCCGGCTGGAACGGAGCGAAGCCTAG
- a CDS encoding ABC transporter substrate-binding protein has translation MAPRARKRSLPLSRIARIGTVVVAAAVLCSILLAGCAPAAQPAQGGTQAAAPADAQFPFTFTDDMGRQVTLPAPPVRLVSLSPGNTEILFALGLGPKVVGVDEYSDYPPEAAQVAKIGSFSQPSVEKVVALKPDLVLATDMHEQAVRQLEDLGIPVAVVLPRTVDQVMRSIAWVGRAAGVKDKADQLAAEMQARIAKVKTRVENIPQEERPRVYYEVYSDPLMSAGPKTFIGQLIVLAGGRNIAQDADTDYPKFSAEAIIKRNPQVMIFPQFHGTAALTVEQIKARRGWAQVSAVKDSRLYGIDADLISRPGPRVAEALEELARLIHPELFAK, from the coding sequence ATGGCCCCGAGAGCCAGAAAGAGGAGCCTGCCGTTAAGCAGGATCGCTCGGATCGGCACTGTCGTTGTGGCGGCGGCGGTGCTTTGTAGCATCCTGCTCGCCGGCTGCGCCCCGGCGGCACAACCAGCGCAGGGCGGCACCCAGGCGGCCGCACCCGCCGATGCTCAATTCCCTTTCACCTTTACCGATGACATGGGCAGGCAAGTCACCCTGCCGGCACCGCCGGTGCGGCTCGTTTCCCTCTCGCCCGGCAACACGGAAATCCTCTTCGCCCTCGGCCTGGGACCCAAGGTGGTGGGAGTGGACGAGTACAGCGACTACCCGCCGGAGGCGGCGCAGGTAGCCAAGATCGGCAGCTTTTCCCAACCGAGTGTGGAAAAGGTGGTGGCGCTGAAGCCGGACCTGGTCCTGGCCACCGACATGCACGAACAGGCGGTGCGGCAGCTCGAGGATTTGGGTATCCCGGTGGCCGTAGTGCTGCCGCGCACCGTGGATCAGGTGATGAGAAGCATCGCCTGGGTAGGCCGGGCTGCCGGTGTAAAGGACAAGGCGGACCAACTGGCGGCTGAGATGCAGGCGCGCATCGCAAAAGTTAAGACCCGGGTGGAGAACATTCCGCAGGAGGAGCGGCCCCGGGTGTACTACGAGGTGTACTCGGATCCTCTTATGTCCGCCGGGCCGAAGACATTCATCGGGCAGTTGATTGTGCTGGCGGGCGGGCGCAACATTGCTCAGGACGCGGACACCGACTACCCTAAGTTCAGCGCCGAGGCCATCATCAAGCGTAACCCACAGGTGATGATCTTCCCGCAGTTTCACGGTACAGCCGCTTTGACGGTGGAACAGATAAAGGCACGGCGCGGCTGGGCGCAAGTGAGCGCCGTGAAAGACAGCCGCCTGTACGGCATTGACGCCGACCTGATCTCCCGCCCCGGCCCCCGGGTGGCCGAGGCGCTGGAGGAGCTGGCCCGCCTAATTCACCCGGAGCTGTTCGCAAAGTAA
- the cobU gene encoding bifunctional adenosylcobinamide kinase/adenosylcobinamide-phosphate guanylyltransferase, whose amino-acid sequence MAEALLDIHGVTYSYNAAPALAGVTLRVAPGEMLAIAGPNGSGKSTLLRCISRALRPQAGTVLLAGRNMLTYTAREVAQRLAVVPQETGVDFDFSVAEVVLMGRQPHLRAFQRESDRDLEIVHRAMELTATLHLADRPVSTLSGGECQRVVIARALAQEPQVLLLDEPTSHLDLTYEVEILGLLERLSLEQGLTIIAVLHDLNLAAQYFTKCLLLAQGRIVALGPVAEVLTGPNIRQVYGCNVIVSRLQGRPFITVAADRGRAAAGRSRPPSGGERIGGRPLSRRGRRGRKGPTAQPAGKVIFVTGGARSGKSTFAEGYARDSGKKVVYIATSPVVDEETRRRIAAHRRRRPADWETVEEPFRLEEALRRYGSPDRLLLVDCLTLWLTNHLLERAGLDGEALADAARAESILAELLAYAQATAALTREVAADVVLVSNEVGLGLVPDNPLSRLFRDLVGKSNQCFAAAADEVYVLFSGLPLRLK is encoded by the coding sequence ATGGCGGAAGCTTTGCTGGACATCCACGGGGTAACGTACAGCTACAATGCGGCGCCGGCCCTGGCGGGGGTAACCTTGCGCGTGGCACCGGGCGAGATGCTGGCCATAGCCGGCCCGAACGGATCCGGCAAGTCCACCCTTCTGCGCTGCATCAGCCGGGCCCTGCGCCCACAGGCGGGCACTGTGCTGCTCGCCGGCCGCAACATGCTCACGTACACGGCCCGGGAAGTGGCGCAGCGCCTGGCGGTGGTGCCGCAGGAGACCGGCGTTGATTTCGACTTTAGCGTGGCGGAGGTGGTGCTGATGGGGCGGCAGCCCCACCTGCGCGCCTTCCAGCGCGAGAGCGACCGGGACCTGGAGATCGTGCACCGGGCCATGGAACTCACCGCGACCCTGCACCTGGCAGACCGGCCGGTATCCACCTTGAGCGGGGGGGAATGCCAGCGGGTGGTGATTGCCCGCGCTTTGGCCCAGGAACCCCAGGTACTCCTGCTGGACGAGCCCACCTCGCACCTGGACCTGACCTATGAGGTGGAGATCCTCGGCCTCCTGGAGCGCCTGAGCCTGGAACAGGGGCTGACCATCATCGCCGTCCTGCACGACCTCAACCTGGCAGCGCAGTACTTTACCAAGTGCCTCCTTCTGGCCCAGGGACGGATTGTGGCCCTGGGGCCGGTGGCGGAGGTGCTGACCGGTCCGAACATCCGGCAGGTCTACGGCTGCAACGTCATCGTCTCCCGTCTCCAGGGGAGGCCTTTCATTACGGTAGCAGCCGACCGGGGCCGAGCAGCGGCGGGCAGGTCCCGGCCTCCCAGCGGAGGAGAACGAATCGGTGGGCGCCCTCTAAGCCGGCGCGGCCGCCGAGGAAGGAAGGGGCCAACAGCGCAACCGGCAGGCAAGGTGATCTTTGTTACCGGCGGGGCACGCAGCGGCAAGAGCACCTTTGCCGAGGGCTACGCGCGGGACAGCGGCAAGAAGGTGGTGTACATCGCCACCTCCCCGGTGGTGGACGAGGAAACACGCCGGCGCATCGCCGCCCACCGGCGCCGCCGTCCGGCCGATTGGGAGACGGTGGAAGAACCCTTCCGGCTGGAAGAGGCCCTCAGGCGCTACGGCAGCCCGGACAGGCTCCTCCTGGTGGACTGCCTGACGCTCTGGCTCACGAACCACCTGCTGGAGAGGGCCGGCCTAGACGGGGAGGCTTTGGCCGATGCCGCCCGGGCGGAGAGCATCCTGGCCGAACTCCTCGCCTACGCCCAGGCCACGGCGGCGCTCACCCGCGAGGTTGCGGCAGACGTGGTGCTTGTCTCCAACGAGGTGGGCCTGGGCCTGGTGCCGGATAACCCGCTCAGCCGGCTCTTCCGGGATCTGGTGGGAAAAAGCAACCAGTGCTTCGCAGCGGCGGCGGACGAGGTGTACGTGCTTTTTTCCGGCCTGCCGCTGCGGTTGAAGTGA